One genomic region from Dyella humicola encodes:
- the rplL gene encoding 50S ribosomal protein L7/L12, which translates to MSLTNEQIVDAVAAKSLMEVMDLVKAIEEKFGVTAAAPVMVAAGPAAAGPAAEEQTEFDVILKSAGEKKVDVIKAVRAITGLGLKEAKDLTEAGGVVKEAASKEDAAKFKKDLEAAGATVELK; encoded by the coding sequence ATGTCCCTGACCAACGAACAGATCGTCGACGCCGTCGCCGCCAAGTCGCTGATGGAAGTGATGGACCTGGTGAAGGCCATCGAAGAGAAGTTTGGCGTGACCGCCGCCGCTCCGGTGATGGTTGCCGCCGGCCCGGCCGCTGCTGGCCCGGCTGCTGAAGAGCAGACCGAGTTCGACGTGATCCTGAAGAGCGCCGGCGAGAAGAAGGTCGACGTGATCAAGGCCGTCCGCGCCATCACGGGCCTGGGCCTGAAGGAAGCGAAGGACCTGACCGAAGCCGGTGGCGTCGTGAAGGAAGCCGCTTCGAAGGAAGACGCTGCGAAGTTCAAGAAGGACCTCGAAGCTGCCGGCGCCACGGTCGAACTGAAGTAA